The region AGGATAAAGTTTTTGCTTATGTTCATATTCCCTGTAGGACAATGCTGTCCAGAATCCCAGAGTCAAAGAGCTAAGAATTTGATTATGCCTTAGTTCTCTACCTTGGCGTTGGATGATCTTTTGAATTTTTTCCCTATCTTTATCACAAAGAAATGAATGGGCTTTTGTAGTTGGAAGAAGCCAATCTTCACCATAAAGACAATAAATTGCATGGTCAAAGTGGTTTCTTAAAGTTATTTCATAGCTTTGTAGCAGTGGATAAAAGCACTCACTCAACGCAATATTCCAGAGATAATTCCCAAATATATCAGCGTGACTCTCTTTGTTGGAAATACGGTAGGAAACCAGTCTTCGATATGACAGGGCTTTCCTTAGTTCCTGTTGTCGAATTTGCCGAAAATCCACCGTTTCGTTAGAATAGAGTTGAGTCCCATGGTTAATCCTCTGTCAGTATAGCTGTTATTGATCCAAGGGTAAGAATAATTCTGTGAATTCTAGACCGGTTATTCAAACGGCGATTATTCGTCGTTCTACCTCCGGGTAGAAAATACAGGGAAATGCAGTAGCTTTTGTGGTTGCTGCATTTTTCTTTACCCGTGAAATTCATTCGCCACAGAAATTGTGGTTGGGGTAAACCAATTTCTATCCTGGGGAACTGGAACTTTTCCAACTTTGCCCCTATCCTAGGCGTATCCCCTTGGGGAATTTGGGTGCAGAGGAGTAAACTTTATGGTCTTGAGTCGAGACGTTAAATCTTCCCCGGAACAAAGTTCTAGGGTTTCGTCAACGTTATCCGGCTACCGTTTGGCGGAATTGATTCGTCAGCGGGCTTGGGTGGAGATTGACCAGGCGGCGTTGGTGCATAACGTCCAGCAGTTCCGGCAGTATGTGGGGCCGAAAACCAATTTGATGGCGGTGGTCAAAGCTGATGCCTATGGCCATGGAGCAATTCGAGTGGCCCAAACTGCGTTACAGGCCGGGGCCGATTGGTTGGCGATCGCCACTTTAGGAGAGGGCATCGAACTGAGGGAAGCGGGCATCACTGCCCCCATTTTGATCCTGGGGGGTATTAATAGCCCAGAAGAAATTGAAGCCATTGCCCATTGGCAACTGCAACCTACCCTCTGTTCCCCGGAACAGGCCCAACTGTTTAACGATATTTTGGCTAAGTTGGGCAAGGTTTTACCAGTACATCTCAAGTTAGATACGGGTATGACTCGGCTCGGTACCCCTTGGCCCCAAGCGGTGAGCTTTGTTGGTTTGGTGCAATCTTTACCTCAACTACAGCTAGCCAGTTTATATTCCCATCTGGCCACGGCGGACGACCCCAACAACACCACCATGCTCCAGCAACAGCAACGTTTTACCACGGCGATCGCCAGTTTACGCCAAGCCCATTTACCCATACCCAAATTACATTTAGCCAACTCTGCGGCCACCCTCCATGGCCCCGCTTGGCACTACGACATGGTCCGGGTAGGTTTAGGTTTGTATGGTCTGTATCCCGCTCTCCATTTAGGCGATCGCCTAGATTTAAAGCCTGTATTAACGGTACGGGCTAAAATCACCCAGATCAGAACCATTCCCCCCGGTACTGGCGTTAGTTACGGTCACCAATTTGTCAGTGAAGAAACCATGCCCATGGGGGTGGTGGGCATTGGCTATGCGGATGGTGTCCCCCGTAATCTTTCCAATCAATTAAAAGTACTTCTGCGGGGCCAACCAGTGCGACAAATTGGGGCCATCACCATGGATCAAATGATGGTAGATTTACGGGGCGTTGATAACCCCCAAGTGGGGGAAGTGGTTACTCTCATCGGCCAAGACGGCGATCGTCAAATCACAGCAGACCATTGGGCCTCTACTTTAGGCACCATCTCCTGGGAAATTCTCTGCGGCTTCAAACATCGCCTACCCCGCATTCTTGTTTAATTAGGCGTGGTTAATCTTTATTGAGCTATCGTTTCTGACCGGAAAAACTGCCCAGTTCCTAAGCTCCCAAAACCTAGAGCCTATCACTTCCGCTAATTGATCTCTCACGAACAGACGATCACCAAGAAAACAAATTATCATGGCCGTGAGTGGCTACTGTTAAATCCTCAGTATGTTTACCTTTACATTGATATAAAATTTTTCTTGACTAGCATTGGGTGATTTTTCATCAAAAAGACCAATTTATTTACATTGGGTACTAATTTTTCCCTCAGTACTCCAAGTTTTGCTGGCTGGGGGGGCCTTGCTCTTGTTAGCGCCACAATTGGATTTTTTTGACCAACTTAACAACAATGTCCCTCTTTTCTTCATTTTGGGCATTGTCATTTTCTTAATTCCTACCCTCGCTAGCTTCTACATTGCTTGGTCGATTATCAAACCGCTAAAGAAACTAGTCACTGCAAGTCAGAGTCTGGCCGCAGGTCGTTGGCACAGGCCAATATCTGAACCAATGGCCTTTGTAGAAATTCAACAACTAGCCAACGCTATCAATGCCATGGCCCTGCAGCTGCAGCAAACCCTAGAACAGGACAAGGAAGAACTCCAGGAGTCAAGGGAATTGTATCAACAAGTAGTACAAAATCAAACAGATTTTATTTTGCGCTCCCAACCAGATACTACCATCACTTTTGCCAATGACCCCCTTTGTCAAGCTTTAGGACTTTCTTTACCGCAGGTAATCGGTTTGCAATGGCTGGATTTTATTAGCAAAGAAGATTTAAAAATAGTACTAGACAAAATAGCCGGCTTAACTCCAGAAGAGCCACAATTTATCAATGAAAATCAGGATCAAAGGGCGGGAGGCGTAGTGGGCTACACCCAATGGATTAACCGGGGAATTTTCAATGACAAGGATGAATTAATTGAAATTCAGTCCGTTGGTCGGGACATCTCGACCCTTAAAGAAACCCAACTAGAATTAAGACAAAGTCAGAAATTTATTCAA is a window of Synechocystis sp. PCC 7338 DNA encoding:
- the alr gene encoding alanine racemase; this encodes MVLSRDVKSSPEQSSRVSSTLSGYRLAELIRQRAWVEIDQAALVHNVQQFRQYVGPKTNLMAVVKADAYGHGAIRVAQTALQAGADWLAIATLGEGIELREAGITAPILILGGINSPEEIEAIAHWQLQPTLCSPEQAQLFNDILAKLGKVLPVHLKLDTGMTRLGTPWPQAVSFVGLVQSLPQLQLASLYSHLATADDPNNTTMLQQQQRFTTAIASLRQAHLPIPKLHLANSAATLHGPAWHYDMVRVGLGLYGLYPALHLGDRLDLKPVLTVRAKITQIRTIPPGTGVSYGHQFVSEETMPMGVVGIGYADGVPRNLSNQLKVLLRGQPVRQIGAITMDQMMVDLRGVDNPQVGEVVTLIGQDGDRQITADHWASTLGTISWEILCGFKHRLPRILV